A window from Setaria italica strain Yugu1 chromosome VIII, Setaria_italica_v2.0, whole genome shotgun sequence encodes these proteins:
- the LOC101783071 gene encoding putative disease resistance RPP13-like protein 3, whose amino-acid sequence MDLVAGAVGNVIGKLCELLHEEYKLQKGLPEQIESLKHELESAQTALSKVGEVPPEQLDPQVRLWAREVREASYDMEDILDTCLIEVADPAEKKDGLLKRLHKNIADLLKKSKARHTIAGAIKDMKKRLQAVDERRDRFSVAVSQPALPTKPDPRLADMHKEAAQLIGIDNARAELIAMLQPDLKNRKRKRKAMLLPASHGNADSDVSGRSSNSRKMKIVSVVGVGGLGKTTLAKAVYDELGPRYDCGAFLSVGRKPDLAQVFKEIFLLLDKKEYKAIRDVKNESLLIGELRKFLQNKRYFIIIDDVWDIPTWMTIKSAFVENDSGSRVITTTRNRDVASREEVYELRTLSPDHSEKLFKTRLFGVNGEYPANHPAAASEKILKKCGGIPLAIITMASLLVGKSREDWFDLCNSPGFYRGNGNQQVDDTEWILSLSYYDLPSYLRTCLLYLSVYPEDYVIEKDSLIWKWIAEGFVEKRRGTSLFQRGEEYFNQLINRSMIQAVESGYTGIVGGCRVHDMVLDLIRDLSYKENFVTISNDDEGTSPHQNKVRRLAHQNRIMKQTQQDDHMDMAQVRSFVACRCNIDSHWVLHPSFKLMRVLDLEGCRVPWEGWQGLKDLGNLLHLRYLGLRNTFCGSYYELPEEIGKLKFLQTLDLQDSGIGVLPSGVCQLTQLVCLSGDFDTCTPNGSFLRKVTSLEYLRIRIDNLDEESQRQFMKDVGNQSEVRVLDIIGTLKGMVQSDLVKSLGNLHKLHKLHISGIWDRGSEVRVLDIIGMLKGMVQSDLVQSLGNLHKLQHLRGVDDNGNGEAAMRKWDRVVLPRHLRHLGLGFISFRQLPAWISPAHLPILRYLWLRVEHMDESSLRNLGGLPELRYLGLSTARPSMACTATLANITAVDGFFKKLRFCFLYGWMVQLVLNEDSTGVSFSIWNGMGVIAFGSKTKDEYSRSIAPPPVMPNLQELWFDVPVRALYKDGNGSCGDLRLECLPSLRSVQIAVDCEGASADDVEKAEAELRHTANLHPNRPRIELHHNERRKQSTDQDDKEEGGASVAGNEVVVTESGGDNPATPSC is encoded by the exons ATGGATCTTGTAGCCGGGGCAGTGGGCAACGTCATCGGCAAGCTTTGCGAGCTGCTCCATGAGGAGTACAAGCTGCAGAAGGGCCTGCCTGAGCAAATCGAGTCTTTGAAACATGAGCTCGAGAGTGCGCAGACGGCTCTCAGCAAGGTGGGCGAGGTGCCGCCAGAGCAGCTCGATCCCCAGGTCCGGCTCTGGGCTCGCGAGGTCAGGGAGGCATCCTACGACATGGAGGACATCCTCGACACCTGCCTCATCGAGGTGGCTGATCCAGCTGAGAAGAAGGATGGCCTGCTCAAACGTCTCCACAAGAATATTGCCGACTTGCTCAAAAAGAGCAAGGCGCGCCACACCATCGCCGGCGCGATCAAGGACATGAAGAAGCGCCTCCAAGCGGTGGATGAGCGCCGCGACAGGTTCTCTGTTGCGGTGTCGCAACCTGCGTTGCCAACGAAGCCGGATCCTCGCCTTGCGGACATGCACAAGGAAGCGGCGCAGCTCATCGGCATCGACAATGCGAGGGCGGAGCTCATAGCCATGCTTCAGCCTGATCTcaaaaacagaaaaagaaaaagaaaagccatgcTTCTGCCGGCGTCTCACGGCAATGCAGATTCTGACGTCTCTGGCAGAAGCAGCAACAGCAGAAAGATGAAGATAGTTTCTGTGGTTGGAGTTGGGGGACTGGGCAAGACGACTCTTGCCAAGGCGGTTTACGATGAGCTTGGTCCACGATATGATTGTGGAGCCTTTCTTTCCGTTGGCCGGAAACCTGACCTGGCACAAGTCTTCAAAGAAATCTTCCTTCTTCTCGACAAAAAGGAGTACAAGGCCATTCGTGATGTAAAGAACGAATCCCTGCTTATTGGAGAACTCCGAAAATTCCTCCAAAACAAGAG GTACTTCATCATTATTGATGATGTATGGGACATACCAACTTGGATGACAATTAAATCAGCCTTTGTTGAGAATGATAGTGGAAGTAGAGTAATCACAACTACTCGCAATCGAGATGTAGCCAGTAGGGAGGAGGTTTACGAGCTACGCACACTTTCCCCTGATCACTCAGAGAAATTATTCAAAACGAGGTTGTTTGGTGTTAATGGTGAATATCCTGCTAATCACCCTGCTGCGGCATCTGAAAAGATTCTGAAAAAATGTGGTGGTATACCATTAGCTATCATCACAATGGCCAGTTTGCTGGTGGGTAAATCAAGAGAAGATTGGTTTGATCTGTGCAACTCTCCTGGTTTCTATCGTGGTAACGGTAACCAACAAGTAGATGATACTGAGTGGATATTGTCTCTTAGCTACTATGATCTGCCTTCTTATCTAAGGACCTGCTTACTGTATCTAAGTGTGTATCCAGAAGACTATGTGATTGAGAAAGATTCTTTGATATGGAAATGGATAGCTGAAGGTTTCgtggagaagagaagaggaacCAGCTTGTTTCAGCGGGGAGAGGAATACTTCAATCAGCTCATAAATAGAAGCATGATCCAGGCGGTCGAGTCAGGTTACACAGGCATAGTAGGTGGCTGTCGTGTTCATGACATGGTGCTTGATCTCATCCGTGACTTGTCATATAAAGAAAACTTTGTGACTATCTCAAATGATGATGAAGGAACATCACCACATCAGAACAAGGTGCGCAGGTTAGCTCACCAGAATAGAATTATGAAGCAAACTCAGCAGGACGATCACATGGACATGGCACAAGTGAGGTCATTTGTTGCCTGTAGGTGTAATATTGATAGTCATTGGGTCTTGCATCCAAGCTTTAAACTCATGCGAGTGCTAGATTTAGAGGGATGCAGAGTACCTTGGGAAGGCTGGCAAGGTCTAAAGGACCTTGGAAATCTACTTCATTTGAGGTACCTTGGTCTACGAAATACATTTTGTGGTAGTTATTATGAGCTCCCGGAAGAAATAGGAAAACTGAAGTTTCTACAAACACTTGACTTGCAAGATTCTGGCATAGGGGTACTGCCATCAGGCGTTTGCCAATTAACGCAGCTGGTCTGCCTAAGTGGTGACTTCGATACATGCACGCCGAATGGGTCATTCCTGAGGAAGGTGACATCATTAGAGTACCTGCGTATACGTATTGATAACCTGGATGAGGAGTCCCAGCGGCAATTTATGAAGGACGTTGGCAACCAGAGCGAAGTTAGGGTGCTCGACATTATTGGCACGTTGAAAGGGATGGTGCAGTCAGATCTAGTGAAGTCACTAGGCAATCTCCACAAGCTCCACAAGCTCCACATCTCTGgcatttgggacagagggagcgAAGTCAGGGTGCTCGACATTATTGGCATGTTGAAAGGGATGGTGCAGTCAGATCTAGTGCAGTCACTAGGCAATCTCCACAAGCTCCAGCATCTACGAGGGGTGGATGATAATGGTAATGGTGAAGCCGCAATGAGGAAGTGGGACAGAGTGGTGCTTCCGCGGCATCTCCGGCATTTGGGTTTAGGTTTTATATCATTCCGTCAGCTGCCAGCATGGATTAGTCCCGCGCATCTCCCCATCCTCCGCTACTTGTGGTTGCGTGTGGAACATATGGATGAGTCAAGTCTGCGAAACTTGGGTGGGTTGCCAGAGCTCCGTTACCTCGGGTTGTCAACGGCTCGGCCGTCGATGGCTTGCACGGCAACTTTAGCTAATATTACTGCGGTCGATGGCTTCTTCAAGAAGTTGAGATTTTGCTTCTTATATGGCTGGATGGTCCAGTTGGTGCTCAATGAGGACTCCACTGGTGTTTCATTTAGCATCTGGAATGGGATGGGTGTTATAGCCTTTGGTTCCAAAACAAAGGACGAGTACAGTAGATCAATAGCACCACCACCCGTGATGCCGAACCTCCAAGAACTTTGGTTTGACGTTCCCGTTAGGGCCTTATATAAGGATGGAAATGGTAGTTGCGGTGATCTCAGGCTGGAGTGCCTCCCTTCGCTTCGCAGTGTCCAAATAGCTGTCGACTGTGAGGGTGCCTCTGCTGATGATGTGGAGAAGGCAGAGGCTGAGCTGAGGCACACAGCAAATCTCCATCCCAACCGTCCCAGAATCGAACTCCATCACAATGAACGACGCAAACAATCGACAGACCAAGACGACAAAGAG GAAGGCGGGGCCTCAGTAGCTGGCAATGAAGTTGTTGTCACGGAGTCAGGAGGCGACAACCCCGCGACACCCAGCTGTTGA